A window of the Oncorhynchus keta strain PuntledgeMale-10-30-2019 chromosome 21, Oket_V2, whole genome shotgun sequence genome harbors these coding sequences:
- the LOC127910351 gene encoding protein LIAT1-like isoform X2, producing the protein MKRVSMAEQPDTRFSMAEQPDTRVSMAEQPDTRFPWPSSRTQGFPWPSSRTQGFPWPSSRTQGFHGRAAGHKGFHGRAAGHKGFHGRAAGHKGFHGRAAGHKVFHGRAAGHKVFHGRAAGHKVFHGRAAGHKVFHGRAAGHKGFHGRAAGHKVFHGRAAGHKVFHGRAAGHKGFHGRAAGHKGFHGRAAGHKP; encoded by the exons atgaaaagggtttccatggccgagcagccggacACAaggttttccatggccgagcagccggacacaagggtttccatggccgagcagccggacacaaggtttccatggccgagcagccggacACAaggttttccatggccgagcagccggacacaagggtttccatggccgagcagccggacacaaggtttccatggccgagcagccggacacaagggtttccatggccgagcagccggacacaagggtttccatggccgagcagccggacacaagggtttccatggccgagcagccggacACAaggttttccatggccgagcagccggacACAaggttttccatggccgagcagccggacACAag gttttccatggccgagcagccggacACAaggttttccatggccgagcagccggacacaagggtttccatggccgagcagccggacACAaggttttccatggccgagcagccggacACAaggttttccatggccgagcagccggacacaagggtttccatggccgagcagccggacacaagggtttccatggccgagcagccggacacaagccttag
- the LOC127910351 gene encoding protein LIAT1-like isoform X1, with translation MKRVSMAEQPDTRFSMAEQPDTRVSMAEQPDTRFPWPSSRTQGFPWPSSRTQGFPWPSSRTQGFHGRAAGHKGFHGRAAGHKGFHGRAAGHKGFHGRAAGHKVFHGRAAGHKVFHGRAAGHKVFHGRAAGHKGFHGRAAGHKVFHGRAAGHKVFHGRAAGHKVFHGRAAGHKGFHGRAAGHKVFHGRAAGHKVFHGRAAGHKGFHGRAAGHKGFHGRAAGHKP, from the exons atgaaaagggtttccatggccgagcagccggacACAaggttttccatggccgagcagccggacacaagggtttccatggccgagcagccggacacaaggtttccatggccgagcagccggacACAaggttttccatggccgagcagccggacacaagggtttccatggccgagcagccggacacaaggtttccatggccgagcagccggacacaagggtttccatggccgagcagccggacacaagggtttccatggccgagcagccggacacaagggtttccatggccgagcagccggacACAaggttttccatggccgagcagccggacACAaggttttccatggccgagcagccggacACAag gttttccatggccgagcagccggacacaagggtttccatggccgagcagccggacACAaggttttccatggccgagcagccggacACAag gttttccatggccgagcagccggacACAaggttttccatggccgagcagccggacacaagggtttccatggccgagcagccggacACAaggttttccatggccgagcagccggacACAaggttttccatggccgagcagccggacacaagggtttccatggccgagcagccggacacaagggtttccatggccgagcagccggacacaagccttag